One region of Streptomyces davaonensis JCM 4913 genomic DNA includes:
- the cutA gene encoding divalent-cation tolerance protein CutA: MTDIVIAQTTVDDEDQAMALARGAVESKLAAGAHIDAPFTAVYWWKSEIETAREWRISYMTTVARLPELEAWVSERHSYEVPQWVTLPVTGGSGAYLSWVVEETTKL; encoded by the coding sequence ATGACCGACATCGTGATTGCGCAGACAACCGTCGACGACGAGGACCAGGCGATGGCGCTGGCTCGGGGTGCGGTTGAGAGCAAGTTGGCAGCGGGCGCTCACATCGATGCGCCGTTCACCGCTGTCTACTGGTGGAAGAGTGAGATCGAGACGGCGCGGGAGTGGCGAATCTCGTACATGACGACCGTGGCCCGGCTTCCGGAGCTGGAGGCGTGGGTGTCCGAGAGGCACTCGTACGAGGTGCCGCAGTGGGTCACTCTTCCTGTGACAGGCGGATCGGGTGCGTACCTGTCGTGGGTCGTTGAGGAGACGACCAAGCTCTGA
- a CDS encoding TrmO family methyltransferase domain-containing protein, whose translation MTLEIKPIGVVVAGRRDVADDYWGGIESVIQLDEDEFPLDSVQGLQEFSHLVVVWHFDQASPSDVEYHARSPRGNPQWPATGTFAHRNHRRPNQLAQSFPRLLGVDGLRLRVTDLDAVVGTKIYDLSPFFIEMGPRGPVHEPAWPREMLENYWAEKG comes from the coding sequence ATGACGTTGGAGATCAAGCCGATCGGGGTAGTTGTTGCGGGCCGTCGGGACGTCGCCGATGACTATTGGGGTGGCATCGAGTCGGTAATTCAGCTTGATGAGGATGAGTTCCCACTCGACTCTGTGCAGGGCCTGCAGGAATTCTCTCATCTGGTGGTCGTGTGGCACTTCGACCAGGCGTCCCCGAGCGACGTTGAGTACCACGCTCGCAGCCCGCGCGGGAACCCGCAGTGGCCGGCAACAGGCACCTTCGCGCACCGCAACCACCGGCGCCCCAATCAGCTCGCGCAGTCCTTCCCTCGCCTGTTGGGAGTCGACGGCCTCCGTCTGCGGGTGACCGACCTAGACGCTGTGGTTGGCACAAAGATCTACGACCTGTCGCCGTTCTTCATCGAGATGGGGCCGCGCGGCCCCGTTCACGAGCCCGCGTGGCCTCGCGAGATGCTGGAGAACTACTGGGCTGAGAAGGGCTGA
- a CDS encoding DUF6415 family natural product biosynthesis protein: MDDGDRSFDQRDLVVRVRALLGQEIPGDALRATVLHQGMATAVRELLASLPDGDACDEVVGARAVTVHAGFDSTRIREAIRTAKSWKHAGVYPHPHTLAAVTRALCGYMPSLVPYASMYSDTLTPASPAWVTCCEAIERAQEARNASVGEGLDAASEHAFRLAVHVEVLLRYAERHREQSGERNDPV; encoded by the coding sequence GTGGACGACGGCGACCGATCTTTTGACCAGCGCGACCTGGTTGTACGGGTTCGCGCCCTGCTTGGTCAGGAGATTCCGGGGGACGCCCTGCGCGCGACAGTGTTACACCAGGGCATGGCCACGGCCGTGCGGGAGCTGCTCGCCTCGCTTCCTGACGGCGATGCCTGTGATGAAGTTGTCGGGGCCCGGGCCGTGACAGTGCACGCTGGTTTCGACTCGACGCGCATTCGTGAGGCCATCCGTACGGCGAAGTCGTGGAAGCACGCCGGCGTTTACCCGCACCCCCACACCTTGGCGGCGGTCACGCGAGCCCTCTGCGGCTACATGCCGTCGCTCGTCCCGTACGCCTCGATGTACTCGGACACGCTCACGCCCGCTAGCCCTGCGTGGGTCACCTGTTGCGAGGCGATCGAACGTGCACAAGAAGCACGCAACGCTTCCGTGGGAGAGGGCCTCGACGCAGCGAGTGAGCACGCGTTCCGTCTCGCGGTCCACGTGGAGGTACTGCTGCGGTACGCGGAGCGGCACCGCGAACAGAGCGGGGAGCGGAATGACCCGGTCTGA
- a CDS encoding ATP-binding protein codes for MSPATAVAPAATKALPQTSRAFDVVFTSDPACVSQARRTTRAFLGLWNVNGELAENIVLAVSELVTNAVEHGTGDVGLRVRYDDDELRIEVTDGNPTPAELRAVGAEAVSGRGLFLVAVLARKWGVSKDGKTTWCVFRVPGRRA; via the coding sequence ATGAGCCCCGCCACAGCCGTCGCGCCGGCCGCCACGAAGGCTCTGCCGCAGACGTCGCGCGCCTTCGACGTGGTCTTCACGTCTGACCCAGCCTGTGTCAGCCAGGCACGCCGGACCACCCGAGCCTTCCTCGGCCTGTGGAACGTGAACGGCGAACTGGCCGAGAACATCGTGCTCGCCGTCTCCGAGCTGGTCACCAACGCCGTCGAGCACGGGACCGGCGACGTAGGACTCCGGGTCCGGTACGACGACGACGAGTTACGGATCGAGGTCACGGACGGCAACCCGACCCCAGCCGAACTACGCGCCGTTGGCGCTGAGGCGGTATCGGGCCGCGGCCTGTTCCTCGTCGCCGTCCTCGCACGGAAGTGGGGCGTCAGCAAAGACGGCAAGACGACGTGGTGCGTCTTCCGCGTCCCTGGGAGGAGAGCGTGA